The following are encoded together in the Bacillus cereus group sp. RP43 genome:
- a CDS encoding YusU family protein produces MSEKFNEQFDGLLEKYTELLLGESNEERKEQVQKWALYSYIAKTMPALVKHWNETYPDAKEEMVQLITDIKKLNEEKRNEQ; encoded by the coding sequence ATGAGTGAAAAGTTTAACGAACAATTTGACGGGTTACTAGAGAAATACACGGAACTATTACTGGGAGAGAGCAATGAAGAGAGAAAAGAACAGGTGCAGAAGTGGGCCCTGTATTCTTATATTGCAAAGACGATGCCGGCTTTAGTGAAGCACTGGAATGAGACGTATCCTGATGCAAAAGAAGAGATGGTACAGTTAATTACGGATATTAAAAAGCTGAATGAAGAGAAGCGAAATGAGCAGTGA
- a CDS encoding SpaA isopeptide-forming pilin-related protein: MERKMVGKWFSFFSALIILLGIAMPQVKAEVMNREKYEMDWSYSKAKDREIKTEIIKTASGSIAYCLTPDLRSPNGEDLPEMGKTSDAVYRVLLNGYPQKSPSELGVATTEEAHYATQLAVWIAANELTEEDLVAKNEQVHNLMKRLVEASKKETGSQDVFFKVNPIDPQAAMQKGDYLETAFYAIQTNAVSGSYTILPENAPKGIRIVNERGEEKSILSINEKFKILIPKDTISGNFKMKVKSTLTNLQAIAFKGSGKIQNTTILLQRNSEKISTDLVVNWESVGSLKIMKLGEKKELLKGAVFEVSNENFKQNVTTNDKGTAELGNLPIGIYSVKEIQAPAGYVLDNAVKKIEVKTGETAVLELKNENIKGELEITKVDVADGNTKLPNAEFTIYNEQGKEVVKGKTNEQGVAKFKLPYGKYTYKETLAPNGYVINEETFAFEIKEDGEIIKHIVQDKKVEGELEITKVDVADGNAKLPNAEFTIYNEQGKEVVKGKTNEQGIAKFKLPYGKYTYKETIAPNGYVINEETFAFEIKENGEIIKHIVKNKKEEKASLPSKPNKPTPSGEVKPSTDVKPVKQPNTHNEVRLPATGGVGNEFTSLFVLGIGFIIAGAYVLRLKNRKEM; encoded by the coding sequence ATGGAACGAAAAATGGTAGGAAAATGGTTTAGTTTTTTTAGTGCTCTTATTATTTTATTAGGAATTGCGATGCCACAAGTAAAAGCAGAAGTAATGAACAGAGAAAAGTATGAAATGGATTGGAGTTATAGTAAAGCAAAAGATCGTGAAATAAAGACGGAAATAATTAAAACAGCTTCGGGTAGTATTGCTTATTGTTTAACGCCTGATTTACGTTCTCCTAATGGAGAGGATTTACCTGAGATGGGAAAAACATCTGATGCTGTATATCGTGTTTTACTTAATGGGTATCCTCAAAAAAGCCCATCTGAATTAGGTGTAGCGACAACGGAAGAAGCGCATTATGCTACACAATTAGCAGTATGGATTGCAGCAAATGAATTAACGGAAGAAGATTTAGTTGCAAAAAATGAACAAGTACATAATCTTATGAAGCGTTTAGTAGAGGCTTCAAAAAAAGAAACTGGATCACAAGATGTATTTTTTAAAGTTAATCCTATAGATCCACAAGCTGCAATGCAAAAAGGTGATTATTTAGAAACAGCGTTTTATGCAATTCAAACAAATGCAGTGTCTGGTTCCTATACAATTCTTCCTGAAAATGCTCCTAAAGGTATTAGAATTGTAAATGAAAGAGGAGAAGAGAAAAGTATATTATCAATTAATGAAAAATTCAAAATTTTAATTCCGAAAGATACGATTAGTGGGAATTTTAAAATGAAAGTAAAATCTACTTTAACAAATTTACAAGCCATTGCTTTTAAAGGTTCGGGGAAAATTCAAAACACGACGATATTGTTACAAAGAAATAGTGAGAAAATCAGTACAGACTTAGTTGTAAATTGGGAATCAGTAGGCTCTTTAAAGATTATGAAATTAGGAGAGAAAAAGGAATTATTAAAAGGAGCTGTGTTTGAAGTCTCTAATGAAAACTTTAAACAAAATGTTACGACAAATGATAAGGGGACTGCGGAGCTAGGTAATCTTCCAATCGGTATATATAGCGTGAAAGAAATTCAAGCGCCGGCTGGGTATGTGTTAGACAATGCTGTTAAAAAAATTGAGGTGAAAACTGGTGAAACAGCTGTCTTAGAATTGAAAAATGAAAATATAAAAGGTGAACTAGAAATAACAAAAGTAGATGTAGCAGATGGAAATACGAAATTACCAAATGCAGAGTTTACAATTTATAATGAACAAGGAAAAGAAGTAGTAAAAGGAAAAACGAATGAGCAAGGTGTAGCGAAATTCAAACTACCATACGGAAAGTACACGTATAAAGAAACATTAGCGCCGAATGGATATGTAATAAATGAAGAGACATTCGCATTTGAAATAAAAGAGGATGGAGAAATTATTAAACATATCGTTCAAGATAAAAAAGTAGAAGGTGAACTAGAAATAACAAAAGTAGATGTAGCAGATGGAAATGCGAAACTGCCAAATGCAGAGTTTACAATTTATAATGAACAAGGAAAAGAAGTAGTAAAAGGAAAAACAAATGAGCAAGGTATAGCGAAATTCAAACTGCCATACGGAAAGTATACGTATAAAGAAACAATAGCACCGAATGGATATGTAATTAATGAGGAGACATTCGCATTCGAAATAAAAGAGAATGGAGAAATTATTAAACATATTGTGAAAAATAAGAAAGAAGAAAAGGCATCACTTCCTTCTAAGCCAAATAAGCCAACACCCAGTGGAGAAGTGAAACCTTCCACTGATGTGAAGCCGGTAAAACAACCTAATACTCATAATGAAGTTCGTTTACCAGCTACTGGCGGCGTCGGTAATGAATTTACGTCTTTATTCGTTTTAGGAATTGGTTTTATTATTGCTGGTGCTTATGTGTTAAGGTTGAAAAATAGAAAAGAAATGTAG
- a CDS encoding serine hydrolase has product MKRTIVMIVMIATLFTGMIFFSYAQRQQAVRADQPNITGQYGITIDADTGEILYGKREDERSYPASIGKMMTTLLLLENVKEDEEITVTENAIKTESQSKKIKLRAGEKLKRDEALKLMLIISADPIAESIAEHIAGSKNEFVKMMNARAKELGTKHATFKNASGADALGNKVSPYDIAMITKEALKYPVVLEYMNSTRTTLHTSERSPNIANYGREELYDDPYAIGSKSGLSALGKYTVVTVDEKDGKRVINVVLSSTRTQLYPDTKKMAHYAFQQLK; this is encoded by the coding sequence ATGAAACGAACAATAGTTATGATTGTAATGATTGCTACACTATTTACAGGGATGATTTTCTTCTCTTATGCACAAAGGCAACAAGCTGTAAGAGCGGATCAACCTAACATTACTGGGCAATACGGCATTACAATCGATGCAGACACAGGTGAAATTTTGTATGGAAAACGGGAAGACGAACGCTCTTATCCGGCTAGTATAGGGAAAATGATGACTACCTTACTCTTACTAGAGAATGTAAAAGAAGATGAAGAAATTACGGTTACAGAGAACGCAATTAAAACGGAAAGTCAAAGTAAGAAGATTAAACTTCGTGCTGGGGAAAAGTTAAAGCGTGATGAGGCATTAAAACTTATGCTTATCATTAGTGCAGACCCAATCGCTGAATCTATCGCAGAACATATCGCAGGATCAAAAAATGAATTTGTAAAAATGATGAATGCAAGAGCGAAGGAACTTGGTACAAAGCATGCGACTTTCAAAAATGCAAGTGGTGCTGATGCACTCGGAAATAAAGTATCACCATATGATATTGCTATGATTACGAAAGAAGCATTAAAGTACCCAGTTGTTTTAGAATATATGAATTCAACACGTACAACTCTACATACTTCAGAACGCTCTCCAAACATCGCAAACTATGGACGAGAAGAACTATATGACGATCCATATGCAATTGGAAGTAAAAGCGGTCTATCAGCACTCGGAAAATATACGGTCGTAACAGTGGATGAAAAAGACGGTAAACGCGTCATTAATGTTGTATTATCTTCTACTCGCACACAACTATATCCTGATACGAAAAAAATGGCACATTACGCATTTCAGCAATTAAAATAA
- a CDS encoding proline dehydrogenase, with protein sequence MEQLMRNSFLFLSKNKALTKLAKKYGLRFGAGRFVAGETIELATAAIKALNKQGLCVTIDYLGEFVDNEAEANEMASESIEAIRAIGREGLNSQLSLKMTSMGLDISDEIVMNNMRRILEAGKENGVFITIDMEDYTRCGKTIEIFKQLKSEYDNIGTVIQAYLYRTEKDMEELNAYSPNLRLVKGAYKEPEEVAFPDKKDVDDNYKKIIKMHLLNGNYTAIASHDEAIIEYTKKLAEEHNIPREQFEFQMLYGIRNERQLELVKEGYKMRVYVPYGNDWYGYFMRRLAERPANVAFVLKGMVKK encoded by the coding sequence ATGGAACAATTAATGCGAAATTCGTTTCTTTTCTTGTCAAAAAATAAAGCGCTAACAAAACTGGCTAAAAAGTATGGTTTGCGCTTTGGTGCAGGTCGCTTCGTCGCAGGGGAAACGATTGAATTAGCGACAGCTGCAATTAAAGCATTAAATAAGCAAGGTCTTTGTGTAACGATCGATTATTTAGGTGAATTCGTTGATAACGAAGCGGAAGCAAATGAAATGGCTAGCGAATCGATTGAAGCGATTCGTGCAATTGGAAGAGAAGGTCTTAATTCGCAGCTTTCTTTAAAGATGACTTCTATGGGATTAGATATCTCTGATGAAATCGTAATGAACAATATGCGCCGTATTTTAGAAGCTGGAAAAGAAAATGGTGTGTTTATTACAATTGATATGGAAGACTATACGCGCTGCGGGAAAACAATTGAGATCTTTAAACAATTAAAATCTGAATACGATAATATTGGTACAGTTATTCAAGCTTACTTATATCGTACAGAAAAAGATATGGAAGAATTAAATGCTTATAGTCCGAATTTACGTCTTGTAAAAGGAGCTTATAAAGAACCTGAAGAGGTAGCGTTCCCGGATAAGAAAGATGTAGATGATAACTATAAAAAAATTATAAAAATGCACTTATTAAATGGAAATTATACTGCAATTGCTTCACATGACGAAGCGATTATTGAATATACGAAAAAACTTGCCGAAGAACACAACATTCCAAGAGAACAATTTGAATTCCAGATGTTATATGGTATTCGTAATGAGCGTCAACTTGAGCTAGTAAAAGAAGGTTACAAAATGCGTGTTTACGTACCTTATGGAAATGACTGGTATGGCTACTTCATGCGTCGTCTAGCAGAGCGTCCAGCAAACGTTGCGTTCGTATTAAAAGGTATGGTTAAAAAATAA
- a CDS encoding YuzL family protein — translation MAKLKKNPSKAGISAASVTGNAGPHNHGVEKGRQGNNQQYKKHNMGEK, via the coding sequence ATGGCAAAACTTAAGAAGAACCCTTCAAAAGCTGGAATTAGCGCAGCAAGCGTAACGGGAAATGCAGGTCCGCATAATCACGGTGTGGAAAAGGGCCGTCAAGGTAATAACCAACAATATAAGAAGCATAATATGGGCGAAAAATAA
- a CDS encoding methyl-accepting chemotaxis protein, with protein MLRSLRLKIAVVFSVLISMMFVILGTAMYQLQKEKEVRSLDQYSQNTMDLVTEQLTTFVQRTDEDMGYYASSEMIRNMLQDGVTPEEEAFLTKEFSEYKKNHPGILDLYIGTKDKKTLSANLAEGGQVPEGYDPTTRPWYKDSEADVKKVHWGQPMYEIATGKLSVGVSKAITAQDGSVLGVVAMDVSLGTIQKLLHNIQYNNGGEMFIINDKNMALVYPEKIGKDVSKEPLVKSLNKDVTKYAVTTLKGEDVVVYSQSFDLMKWKIGIFYPKETIDGLLNSMRNTVIIMACISLLVGIVASYLFSRRLARPLQLLTNHVQKVAEGDLTLQMKVTSKDEVGTLTTHFNDMVEQMNEMVSKIKNSVSTVQQSTHNLHYLTSETVAASREVSGAMDDVSGGASTLANSVDEVSAQLENMAQSMEEMNSSVGEIKGVTGKAEEASKQGLNTMRNLVRTRGQSSSIVVHTEEASGKLEQRVGSIQNVVELIKGISDQTNLLALNASIEAARAGEQGKGFAVVAEEVRKLAEQSKEATGEIATMIGDVQLEVKRVVEVVSKLKDIADIQNKVTTEAETEFRTIMSVVSTISASVEKIVAEVQNIGHEQEEITEVMQTIASTSQESAAVSEEVNAATESQVNHLEKVAHTMESLTENMQDLERLVEQFKVEENRLVK; from the coding sequence ATGTTGAGAAGTTTACGTTTAAAAATTGCGGTAGTATTTTCGGTTCTTATTTCTATGATGTTTGTAATATTAGGTACAGCTATGTATCAATTACAGAAAGAGAAGGAAGTGCGCTCCTTAGACCAGTATTCTCAAAATACGATGGATCTTGTGACAGAGCAACTTACGACATTTGTTCAAAGAACGGATGAAGATATGGGATATTATGCGAGCAGTGAGATGATTCGTAATATGCTTCAAGATGGAGTTACTCCAGAAGAGGAAGCATTTTTGACGAAAGAGTTTTCGGAGTATAAAAAGAATCATCCTGGCATTTTAGACTTATATATTGGTACGAAAGATAAAAAAACATTAAGTGCCAATCTTGCTGAAGGTGGACAAGTGCCAGAAGGTTATGATCCAACGACAAGACCTTGGTATAAAGACTCAGAAGCTGATGTGAAAAAGGTTCACTGGGGACAACCTATGTATGAAATTGCTACAGGTAAGCTAAGTGTGGGAGTGTCTAAAGCAATTACAGCTCAAGATGGATCTGTATTAGGTGTTGTAGCGATGGATGTATCACTTGGAACAATTCAGAAGTTACTTCATAATATTCAATACAATAACGGCGGAGAAATGTTTATTATAAATGATAAAAATATGGCTCTTGTTTACCCAGAGAAAATCGGGAAAGATGTTTCGAAAGAACCACTTGTGAAGAGTTTAAATAAAGATGTAACAAAATATGCTGTCACTACATTAAAAGGTGAAGATGTAGTTGTTTATAGTCAGTCATTTGATTTGATGAAATGGAAAATAGGAATTTTTTATCCGAAAGAAACGATTGATGGGCTATTAAATAGTATGAGAAATACAGTCATTATAATGGCATGTATTAGCTTATTAGTTGGAATCGTAGCTTCATACTTGTTCTCAAGAAGATTAGCAAGACCACTGCAACTATTAACGAATCACGTTCAAAAAGTAGCGGAAGGTGATTTAACGCTGCAAATGAAAGTGACAAGTAAAGATGAGGTTGGTACGCTTACGACCCACTTTAATGATATGGTTGAGCAAATGAATGAAATGGTAAGTAAAATTAAAAATAGTGTATCGACAGTGCAACAATCGACTCATAATCTGCATTATTTAACGAGTGAAACTGTAGCAGCTAGTAGAGAAGTTTCAGGTGCCATGGATGATGTGAGCGGAGGAGCTTCTACGCTTGCTAATAGTGTAGATGAAGTTTCAGCACAACTTGAAAATATGGCACAGTCGATGGAAGAAATGAATAGTTCCGTTGGTGAAATAAAGGGAGTGACCGGCAAAGCAGAGGAAGCATCTAAACAAGGGTTAAATACGATGCGGAATTTAGTTCGTACGAGAGGACAATCATCTTCTATCGTTGTTCATACAGAGGAAGCGTCTGGTAAGTTAGAGCAAAGAGTTGGATCGATTCAAAATGTTGTAGAGCTTATAAAAGGTATTTCGGATCAAACAAATTTACTTGCTTTAAATGCTTCGATTGAAGCAGCACGTGCAGGTGAACAAGGTAAGGGATTTGCGGTTGTTGCTGAAGAGGTTCGAAAATTAGCTGAACAATCAAAAGAGGCAACCGGAGAGATTGCAACGATGATTGGTGATGTACAATTAGAAGTAAAGCGAGTTGTAGAAGTTGTAAGTAAGTTGAAAGATATTGCTGATATACAAAATAAAGTTACGACAGAGGCGGAGACAGAATTCCGCACAATCATGTCAGTCGTAAGTACAATTAGTGCTTCAGTAGAGAAGATTGTAGCAGAAGTGCAGAATATAGGTCATGAGCAAGAAGAAATTACAGAAGTTATGCAAACAATTGCTAGCACGAGTCAAGAGAGCGCGGCTGTTTCTGAAGAGGTAAATGCAGCAACTGAGTCACAAGTGAATCATTTAGAAAAAGTAGCTCATACGATGGAAAGTTTGACAGAGAATATGCAGGACTTAGAGAGATTGGTTGAGCAGTTTAAAGTAGAAGAAAACAGATTAGTAAAATGA
- a CDS encoding MTH1187 family thiamine-binding protein, producing the protein MAIVDVSIIPVGTSNPSVSEYVAEVQKVLEKNADRVKYQLTPMNTVIEGDLPVILEVIQQMHEVPYTKGAQRVATTIRIDDRRDKVSTMEKKLNSVRSKL; encoded by the coding sequence ATGGCAATTGTTGATGTATCGATTATTCCAGTAGGAACAAGTAATCCAAGTGTTAGTGAATATGTAGCAGAAGTACAAAAGGTGCTAGAGAAAAATGCTGATCGCGTGAAGTATCAATTAACACCAATGAATACAGTAATTGAAGGAGATCTTCCTGTCATTCTAGAAGTAATTCAACAAATGCATGAAGTTCCATATACGAAAGGTGCACAGCGCGTTGCAACAACAATTCGTATCGATGATCGTCGTGATAAAGTAAGCACAATGGAGAAAAAATTAAACTCTGTTCGATCAAAATTATAA
- a CDS encoding TrmB family transcriptional regulator, with the protein MLQKFGFSQYESQAYEVVVSSNEPLDATTIVKHSGVPKAKIYEVLARLIDKGMVMDSVSEKKKLYTALPLKLAIEKLTTEFQSNIKELENNISKKSFTDDRVWSLKMQSSIKVQSRQLVEDAKESIRISAWNDTLLEYLPLLEQKAKQGVQIEALIVGKVETDLENMHFLIPAEEPNALERYLLLIVDDREILFAGVEQESWQAMKTMSQPFVKFFTEFFYHDVALAKITEKHHDLFMEDEEIKSLLMKLRY; encoded by the coding sequence ATGTTACAAAAATTCGGTTTCTCACAATATGAAAGCCAAGCTTACGAAGTTGTCGTATCAAGCAATGAACCATTAGATGCAACAACTATCGTTAAACATTCAGGTGTTCCAAAAGCAAAAATATATGAAGTGTTAGCACGCCTAATTGATAAAGGGATGGTAATGGATTCTGTTTCAGAAAAGAAAAAATTGTATACAGCATTACCACTCAAGTTAGCAATTGAAAAGTTAACGACAGAATTCCAATCTAATATTAAAGAACTTGAAAATAATATTTCTAAAAAGTCATTTACAGATGACCGTGTTTGGAGTTTGAAAATGCAATCTTCTATTAAAGTACAAAGTAGGCAACTTGTAGAAGATGCGAAAGAATCCATACGCATCTCCGCATGGAATGACACCCTTTTAGAATATCTTCCTTTACTTGAACAAAAAGCAAAGCAAGGCGTCCAGATCGAGGCCCTTATAGTTGGAAAAGTAGAAACAGATTTAGAAAACATGCACTTTCTAATCCCAGCTGAAGAACCTAACGCATTAGAGCGTTATTTACTACTCATCGTTGACGACCGAGAAATTTTATTCGCTGGTGTAGAGCAAGAATCATGGCAAGCGATGAAAACAATGTCACAACCTTTCGTGAAGTTCTTTACGGAGTTCTTCTATCATGACGTTGCACTTGCGAAAATTACAGAGAAGCACCATGATCTCTTTATGGAAGATGAGGAAATTAAGAGTTTGTTGATGAAGTTGAGATATTAA
- a CDS encoding MFS transporter translates to MIEGQAYNTPAFFAVKKLYLLTLSFLVTIMVVTKRESVGEDLNFRVYILAIAAFVVGTVELIIGGTLDLVANDLGVSISAAGQLITIFSVVFALSGPVLLALTGKFERKKLYVVALSIFLIGNIISAFSVNYGMLMFSRVICAASGSLIIALSVTLASSVVEPHFRARAIGIIFMGISGSLVLGVPLGLVLGNAYGWRAPFVLISILTVMAIACISLFLTKVPPTSVLSIREQIATLKDKKIVSAQLTSFLFLTGHLTLYAYLTPFLKDVMHVEANWISVFYFIFGIAAVLGGGLGGWLADKWGSKKSIISIIIVFACAIFMLPMMTFSFPLFIIMMGLWSMLSWAISPAQQNYLIEIAPESAGIQQGLNNSALHLGIALGSTVGGVVIEKSSVIYNAWVGGVFIILALLCAIFSITRGRSNQFAKEESIL, encoded by the coding sequence ATGATTGAAGGGCAGGCGTATAATACGCCTGCTTTTTTCGCTGTAAAAAAATTGTACTTGCTTACACTTTCTTTTTTGGTTACTATAATGGTAGTAACCAAAAGAGAAAGTGTGGGGGAAGACTTGAATTTTCGTGTATATATTTTAGCTATTGCGGCTTTCGTAGTCGGAACGGTTGAGCTAATTATAGGAGGAACGCTTGATTTAGTTGCCAATGATTTAGGTGTGTCGATTAGTGCAGCTGGTCAGCTTATTACAATATTTTCAGTAGTATTCGCTCTATCAGGGCCAGTTTTATTAGCATTAACAGGCAAGTTTGAAAGAAAGAAATTGTATGTTGTGGCATTATCAATTTTCTTAATTGGAAATATCATTTCGGCATTTAGTGTGAATTACGGGATGTTAATGTTCTCGAGAGTAATTTGTGCAGCGAGTGGATCGCTTATTATTGCACTATCGGTAACACTTGCTTCTAGTGTAGTAGAGCCCCATTTTCGTGCGCGTGCAATTGGAATCATTTTCATGGGTATTAGTGGATCACTCGTACTTGGAGTACCGCTCGGTCTTGTGCTCGGAAATGCATATGGATGGCGTGCACCATTTGTATTAATTTCAATATTAACGGTTATGGCGATTGCTTGTATTTCATTATTCTTAACGAAAGTACCACCGACATCGGTATTATCAATAAGAGAACAAATTGCTACGTTAAAGGATAAAAAAATTGTAAGTGCACAGTTAACATCATTTTTATTTTTAACAGGTCATTTAACGCTATACGCATATTTAACACCGTTTTTAAAAGATGTGATGCATGTTGAAGCAAATTGGATTAGTGTGTTTTACTTCATTTTCGGAATTGCGGCGGTACTTGGAGGTGGCCTTGGCGGCTGGCTTGCTGATAAATGGGGATCGAAGAAAAGTATTATTTCCATCATTATCGTATTTGCATGTGCAATCTTTATGTTGCCGATGATGACATTTTCATTCCCGCTCTTCATTATTATGATGGGGCTTTGGAGTATGCTGAGCTGGGCGATTTCGCCAGCACAGCAAAACTATTTAATTGAAATTGCACCAGAATCAGCTGGTATTCAGCAAGGTTTAAATAACTCTGCACTTCATTTAGGAATTGCGCTCGGTTCAACAGTAGGCGGAGTTGTTATTGAAAAATCATCTGTTATATATAACGCTTGGGTAGGCGGCGTTTTTATTATATTGGCACTGCTTTGTGCGATTTTCTCAATTACGAGAGGTCGTTCGAATCAGTTTGCGAAAGAAGAATCTATCTTATGA